The genomic region attccattcaactgctcttccaagttctttactgtctctgacagaattgcaatgccaccagcaaacctcaaagtttttatttattttccctctCCATCTCCAAGTTTCTCTTTTGTTTCCATTGTTGCTCGCTCAatacatagattgaataacatcagggataggattcaaccctgtctcactccctcctcaaccatgGCTTCCCTTTTGTGTCTCTCAACTCTTAAAActaccatctggcttctgtacaaattgtaaatagcctttcgctccctgtattttacccctaacacctttagaatttgaaagacagtattccactcaacattgtcaaaacctttctctaagtctacaaattctataaacgtaggtttgcctttccttaacctatttcctatgataaatcatagggtcattattgcctcgcattatttctctggaatccaaactgatattccacaggtcggcttctaccagtttttccatttgtctgtaaagaatttgtgttagtattttgcacctgtgacttactaaactgtcagttcagtaattttcacacctgtcaacacctgctttctttgggattgggattattatattcttcttgaagtctgagcgtatttcgcctggcatatacgagggccgttcagaaagtaacctccggttgatttaaaaaaatacaccaagttaaataaaaatattttaatatatacatcttacaactacatctttgcactatttttctacatagtctccatagcgattgaggcacttatcgtatctcttcacaagctttgaaattccttctgcataaaaatcacccgcttgtgcctggagccagcctgtgacagcatctttgagctcttcgtcgtcatcaaaccgctgtgacccgagccatttcttcaaatgcatgaagaggtgataatcacttggcgccaggtctgggttgtaaggtggatggttgataacgtcccacttgaaggactcaagaagggccgttgttctgcgagcagaatgaggacgggcgttatcgtgcaaaaaaacgataccggaagtcagcataccacggcgtttgttctgtatagcccgtcgtaacttttttaacgtttcacagtacacgtcttgattaatggtcgtaccacgttccatgaattcaaccaacaacacccctttggcatcccaaaacaccgttgccatcagttttctggcagaaaaatcttgcgaggcttttcttggtttggtaggcgaatttgaatgtgcccacatctttgattgttcttttgtctcaggattcacgtacttaatccaggtttcgtcaccggtcacgattctgtttaacaatggttctccttcgtcctcataacgtgacagaaagtctaatgcagaggccattctttgagttttgtggtggtcggtaagaattttgggcacccatcgtgcacagaacttacggtaacccaatcttgctgtcactatctcgtacaagagagtcttacaaatctgtggaaaaccagtagacaactccgacattgagaaacgtcgattttcacaaacttttgcatcaactgtctgaacgagttcgtcagtcaccaatgatggtctaccactcctctcttcatcatgagcgttttctcgtccacttttaaataaacgtacccattcacggacaactccttcactcataactcttggtccgtacacggcacaaagctcacgatgaatagctgctgcagaatatcctttggctgcaaaaaaccttatgacagcacgcacttcacatttggcggggttttctattgcagcacacatttcaaactgccacaaaaactaaactagcgcaggtacaacGTTCACtcaaccacggcttgatgccgactgacctgttgagtgcgtgaacgcacagatggcgtcgctactccccccacaacccgcactgtgaccgatcggaggttactttctgaaccgccctcgtagatgttgctcaccagatagaagagttttgtcatggctggctcttccaaggcagtcagtagctctaatggagtgttgtctactcccagggccttgttttgacttaagtctttcagtgctctgtaaatttctcatgcagtatcatatctccattctcatcttcctctatgtcctcttccatttccataattttgccctcaagtacatcccccttgtatagaccatgtatatactccttccacctttctgctttctattatttgcttaggactggttttccatctgagatcttgatattcatacagatgtttctctgttctccaaacaccactttaattttcctgtaggcagtatctatcttaccccttctacatcctacatttgtcctctagccattcctgcttagccattttgcacttcctgtcgatctcattttttagatgtttgtattccctttcatctgctacatttattgcgtttttgtattttctccgttcatagattaaatccaatatttcttctgttactcaaggtttccTACTAGCCCTAGCCTTTttatctgccttcactatttcatctctcaaagatacctgttcttcttctactgcaGGCGCGGCtcataattaaaggctctgaggcggagccgccccaaaatatatgttaaagtaaattccgcaagaacgtattacataatttaaattatcaggacgaatttcgcatatttcccattccgattaaaataacggcggtcaacgtttttggaactgtttgtatcgatagatgttttccgaacggttagtagtgtttaggctgcgccttggaacgtccgtaagctgcatgtagtagcggtttgggggcgtggcttctacatagtattGCTCTTTATGGGCGaaccgaaggctcagagcttgcagcctaagggtgtcataccaaccaccacacatttttcaggttccactatctatgtaataaaggaatgtagagtggccgaaacttcgctatccaatctctgtctctgcacatttCTACTaagcttcgatgcgtcattaatcgacgtttagtattattgttttgataatgttttacatagttgttttgttttagCCATTGGCTATTTTAGCCACATttataagtttgcaaatatcccgccagagtgcactacactacagtaacataccagtactgccatctagcgagagtttcctaagtggttagaggacaaagcgcgcgaaatttgtcccgttactatactttccttgcttgctgatgctgactgcttttgttgataccgtgtaatattagcaagtttctttttcggagtatattttgcaagattttagtgagttttacttgctggtgaatatctgcgacataccgcgagtgtgaaacaagcgcaatatgaattcagtgtgcaatttaataggtaaaaactaGGAACATGGCCatagaatgaaagtgaaagaactttgtgcatccagacccacattaaagatctctccgaaacgtgTCTTtctatatgatttgctgcaaagtgtcagaaaatgtaatgatgacgtataaaaacacttaccaaagattttaactcgaagttagcttctaatgatatttaatacctgattatagaagattcagtacgtaaaattatgggtagagagtgatctgcccaccccgtccacctgaattcttagttgtttatgtcagactaaccTGTAGCATAACCagaggtctatgttggctccgatcgataaatgccgcagccttccccagtatagaaaccacgagccgcgcctgttctactgtattcctttcccttgttcttgtcaatcgtttcccaATGCTCCTTCTGaagccctctacaacctctggttctttcagtttatccagatcccattttcttaaattcctgacgttttgcagtttcttcagttttaatctgcatttcataaccaataaatcgtgCTCAGAGTCCAAAACTgctcctgcaaatgtcttacagtttaaaatctggttcctgaatctctgtctaaccattatatagtcaatctaaaaccttccagtgtctccacgtctcttccaagtatacaaccttctctcatatttcttaaaccaagtgttagctatgattaaattatgctgtgtgcaaaattctaccagtcagcttcctctttcatccctttcccttactacttttccttctcttcctttttctctatcgaattccagtcccctatgactattaaattttggtctcccttaactatttgaataatttcttttatctcatcaaacatttcctcAACCTCCTCCtcattgcagagctagttggcatacagacTCGTACTGctatggtgggtgtgggcttcatgtttattttggctacaataatgcattcactgtgctgttcatagtaacttatgcacattcctatttttttgctcattattaaacctactcctgcattactcctacttgattttgtatttatatccctgtattcacctgtccagaagtcctgttactcctgccactgaacttcactaattcccacaatatctaactttaacctatccacttccctttttcagttttctaacctacctgcctgattaagggatctgacattccacactctgatctatagaacgcctgttttgtttctcctgatgacgacatcctcctgcatagtccctgcccagagatccgaatgggagactattctacctccagaatattttaccaataGAAtgtcatcataatttaaccatacagtagagctgcatgccctcagcaaaaattatggctgtagttttcccttgctttcagtcgtccgcagtaccagcacagcaaggagaTATCAGTTAGTCATCCAGATTGtggcccgtgcaactactgaaaaggctgctgcccctcttcaggaactacacgtctAAAACAATTCCGCACCTCACCGATTGAGGTACGAAAGTAGTTAATAGAGGAAACAGGAGCAGTTGGCCCTAAAACTTAACTGTGGTGTCTGTCCTACGGCATTCTGCAAAGTCCTCTTTAAAACACTTAGATTCACTAACGCTTATTTCCACAGCGCAGTCACTTTCTCCCCTCCATCCTCACAATTCTCTGTGTGATCCCTGAAATATGAATAATGTGCGTAGACATTAAACATCAGGCATTATCTTTAGTGGctaaaagagaaattttttgaaaCTAACTTACATTTTGGACTCTTCATGGagaaatattgtatatttttatcatttaatcagCAAATCATTAATCATTTCATCATGAACATCTCATTCAAGAGACAACTTTTGTTCAATCGATAATTACAACCACTGAACACATTGTTCATAAGCTAATCACTTTTTGCTAAAATACATATAAAAACTTTCTCAAAATCGTCGACTGTTACCGTCGGTTGTGCAGAATTCAAAATTTCTGTTCAATGAAGGCGGTTCAAAAAATGAGAAACACTATGCTAATCAAACAGCCACATTAGCGGCGATCTCCTGTCTACTTGCTACGATTTGTCTCCGCACATCTGATTTGGGCATACATATTTCAGCAATTTTCCTCCAATCTGGTGGTTTCGTAAATTTCATACTTGTGTAGACTCTGCAAGATTTCAAACTCCGTTGGCCATGCTGCATCAGGCGCACACTACATGCCAGTTTAAGTTGGCGACACTGCGCCGTACAAAACAAAACAGCATGAGTGCTAATGTTTTGCTTGGTGGAAAGGGGGAACAGCTGATGAATTCGTGTGTGTTCAAATTGTGCTATAGTGTTGCGACAGTGTATTTGCTTCGGTCTTAGTGTAAAAGTAAAGTGGTATCGGGTAAGATGGCACATGCAAGGTCCTTGCCACAAAGCAAGGAAGCGTTGTTAAAATCGTACACGACAAGGCTGAGGGATGATGTTAAGTCTATGCTGGAAAATTTTGATGGTAATTAACGCCATAGTTTTCTTCGCATTGTTGATGGTACTGTACGGAAATGAACTGATGATTATTTTGCTTTGATACTTGCAGAAATAATCAGATTGTCGAAGGCGGAGAGTGATACGCAGCTGTCGAAGATGACACAGAGCGAACAAGACACATTTGAAATGCATGTTCGAGCTGCTAATATTGTGAGTTTACATTTATTACGTCCGATGCCTCGAGATATCAGCACATACGCTGTAATTATATTACATTTTGTTGGTTTCATTTTAGGTTCGCGCAGGTGAATCTTTGATGAAATTGGTGTCTGATATCAAACAGTATTTAATATTAAACGATTTTCCCTCGGTTAATGAGGCCATTACACAAAACTCAAAGCTATTCCGAACGAAGCAAGCAGAATGTGATCAGAAACTAATGAGTCTTAGAGATGACATGGCTGCGGATTTGTATGATCTGGAAGAGGAATATTACTCGTC from Schistocerca cancellata isolate TAMUIC-IGC-003103 chromosome 7, iqSchCanc2.1, whole genome shotgun sequence harbors:
- the LOC126092064 gene encoding mediator of RNA polymerase II transcription subunit 22 — its product is MAHARSLPQSKEALLKSYTTRLRDDVKSMLENFDEIIRLSKAESDTQLSKMTQSEQDTFEMHVRAANIVRAGESLMKLVSDIKQYLILNDFPSVNEAITQNSKLFRTKQAECDQKLMSLRDDMAADLYDLEEEYYSSIYK